One genomic window of Methanospirillum lacunae includes the following:
- a CDS encoding S8 family peptidase, whose product MLYLTGSVTAGSLPQPTNHSPEDTTIATNIDEHKTQGDILVRSNGIRETFGVAGKGIKVGVIANGAQSINISQKTGELSAVHVLSEGTGDEGTAMLEIIHDIAPDAELYFYAYGSSSDTFKTAVTTLVNAGCNVICDDLYFFRQPFLQDGDVADYIRSVLKANPRLIYVTVAGNFAPLHYQGPWKTGLSYGKNQTLQDFAGGACAVNITLLPDERVIATLQWDDPWGNSFTDYDLILTDPRTGAVLATSNFTQNGTTDPFEHLVYDPSGPNSEKVSLQIVRNGQTATPNILELFIRGVDAKGVDNAFMKDPTDSIFGHAAVEDVVTVGSVEPVPPFTISPDSSHGPVTIRYPVSTKRWKPDICAPTNVNVSGAGNFPNPFPGTSAAAPHVAGVIAQLWSAFPDVSRDELKQVIYQSADDLGAPGWDEIYGYGLLNAERSYRLLFDKNKPAYNTSEAILKS is encoded by the coding sequence CAGGGAGATATCCTTGTGAGAAGTAACGGGATACGGGAAACCTTTGGTGTGGCAGGGAAAGGAATCAAGGTTGGGGTGATTGCTAACGGTGCGCAATCCATCAATATCTCTCAAAAAACCGGGGAACTTTCTGCAGTGCATGTCCTTTCTGAAGGAACTGGTGACGAAGGGACGGCAATGCTCGAGATTATCCACGACATCGCTCCTGATGCAGAACTCTATTTTTACGCATATGGCAGCAGCTCAGACACATTCAAAACCGCAGTGACAACCCTTGTAAACGCAGGGTGCAATGTCATCTGCGATGATCTCTACTTCTTCCGCCAGCCATTCCTACAGGACGGGGATGTTGCTGATTATATCAGATCCGTCCTCAAGGCAAATCCACGTCTGATCTACGTGACAGTGGCCGGAAACTTTGCCCCACTCCATTATCAGGGACCCTGGAAGACCGGGTTATCATACGGAAAAAACCAGACATTACAGGATTTTGCAGGAGGAGCCTGTGCAGTGAATATCACCCTTCTTCCTGATGAACGGGTGATTGCTACGCTCCAGTGGGATGATCCCTGGGGCAATTCATTCACGGACTATGATCTGATACTCACTGATCCAAGAACAGGAGCAGTGCTAGCAACCAGCAACTTCACACAGAACGGAACCACCGATCCCTTTGAACATCTCGTTTACGACCCTTCAGGACCAAACTCGGAGAAGGTATCTCTTCAGATTGTTAGAAACGGACAGACCGCAACTCCCAACATTCTTGAACTGTTCATCAGGGGTGTTGATGCGAAAGGGGTTGATAATGCATTCATGAAAGATCCCACGGACTCGATATTTGGCCATGCAGCAGTCGAAGATGTTGTAACAGTCGGATCTGTAGAACCGGTTCCCCCCTTTACTATATCACCGGATTCATCTCATGGGCCTGTGACCATCAGGTATCCTGTTTCGACTAAACGCTGGAAGCCAGATATTTGTGCCCCAACCAATGTCAATGTCAGTGGTGCAGGGAATTTTCCAAATCCATTCCCGGGAACAAGTGCTGCTGCACCACATGTTGCAGGAGTCATAGCCCAGCTTTGGAGTGCTTTTCCTGATGTTTCCCGTGACGAACTGAAGCAGGTGATCTACCAGAGTGCCGATGATCTGGGTGCTCCCGGATGGGATGAGATTTACGGGTACGGACTGCTCAATGCAGAACGGTCTTACCGGTTGCTCTTTGACAAAAACAAACCTGCCTACAACACAAGCGAAGCGATCCTCAAATCATAA
- a CDS encoding DEAD/DEAH box helicase codes for MTVDSIFFQLHPSLKQVISHTLQWKDLTGIQELAYKPICTGDDILLTARTAGGKSEAAFIPVLDMILNRHPDLPVCLYISPLKALIIDMAVRLDHMLTPLHLSVLQIHGDLPGSKIPVSDTPAIILTTPESLTILLKGLSGSLLVERIRVCIIDEVHSLASSERGSQLMASLSKMEQKSGLSVQRIGLSATIGNPDEVLSWISRRGTGSQVIMAEHETLLREFTFLCGWDGSENTRILPLIKGKRSLIFAGSRGEAEILSSLFEGTGLEVFVHHSSLSPATRSEAEQAFSKGKSGTIICTGTLELGIDIGALDLVVHSGPVFSVSSFLQRLGRVGRRGNCAQMVFILRDPGETVLVAAAISSAALDLVENVRIIRYPYRVLVQQIIITLLSKWRVSMETLIRSVSGCNWCQRISDERIRLIISSLISEGYILPDQEFCMPGPKLEAWAGQQHGSLFSVIGDGKICKVRSSGGDLIGTISSRSADRCRTGSFRLGGISWVTTGVHSEKDGIQATPIKSPADPPVFGGTFQGTSFLLMQQVAKIARNGLLDLPFPDLVRDRVNDFVSSLPQGVGPDSIVVRSEGDCMSIYSFLGDEWNRILCHYLKEACRNENFRVLTAGSDGISIRLSSPDITSGWIMERLGMENVDLNIPPEWIWHFLETDKPFTCFLPGECLKEMLVYDELKLDDLLLEMGSRRIILAPSIMI; via the coding sequence ATGACTGTTGACTCGATTTTTTTTCAGCTTCATCCCTCACTGAAACAGGTTATCAGTCATACCCTGCAATGGAAGGATCTCACGGGGATTCAGGAACTCGCATACAAACCGATCTGTACTGGTGATGATATCCTCCTTACTGCCAGAACGGCAGGAGGAAAGAGTGAGGCAGCGTTTATCCCGGTTTTGGATATGATCTTAAACCGGCATCCAGATCTACCGGTCTGTTTGTACATCTCTCCTCTTAAGGCCCTCATCATCGACATGGCTGTCCGACTTGACCATATGCTTACTCCACTCCATCTCTCTGTTCTCCAGATTCATGGTGATCTCCCTGGGTCCAAAATTCCGGTTTCTGATACTCCTGCGATAATTCTTACAACACCTGAAAGCCTGACCATTCTTCTGAAGGGTCTTTCTGGTTCCCTCCTTGTAGAGAGGATCAGAGTCTGCATTATTGACGAGGTTCACTCACTCGCATCTTCTGAGCGGGGAAGCCAGCTCATGGCATCCCTATCCAAAATGGAACAGAAGTCGGGCCTTTCAGTTCAGCGAATTGGTTTATCTGCAACCATCGGAAACCCGGATGAGGTCCTATCTTGGATAAGTAGGAGGGGTACTGGTTCGCAGGTGATCATGGCAGAACATGAAACCCTTCTTCGTGAGTTTACATTTCTGTGTGGGTGGGATGGTTCAGAGAACACCCGGATTCTGCCCCTGATCAAGGGAAAACGCTCACTCATATTCGCAGGAAGCAGGGGGGAAGCCGAGATTCTCTCAAGTCTGTTTGAAGGAACCGGTCTTGAGGTTTTTGTGCACCACTCATCACTTTCACCAGCAACTCGAAGTGAGGCTGAACAGGCATTTAGTAAGGGAAAATCCGGAACTATCATCTGTACAGGAACACTCGAACTGGGAATTGACATCGGAGCACTTGACCTGGTGGTTCACTCTGGTCCCGTATTCAGTGTCTCTTCATTTCTCCAGCGCCTGGGGAGGGTTGGGAGGAGAGGCAACTGTGCCCAGATGGTTTTTATACTGAGGGATCCTGGAGAGACCGTCTTGGTTGCTGCCGCAATATCTTCAGCTGCTTTAGATCTTGTGGAGAATGTCCGGATAATCAGATACCCATACCGGGTTCTGGTTCAACAGATCATCATCACTCTTCTCTCAAAGTGGAGAGTCTCTATGGAGACTTTGATCAGAAGTGTATCCGGATGTAACTGGTGTCAGAGGATCTCTGATGAGCGGATAAGGCTCATCATTTCATCGCTGATCAGCGAGGGGTACATTCTTCCTGATCAGGAATTTTGTATGCCCGGCCCAAAACTCGAGGCATGGGCAGGTCAGCAACATGGTTCCCTGTTCTCGGTAATCGGTGATGGAAAAATCTGTAAGGTGAGATCGTCTGGAGGGGATCTTATAGGGACAATATCATCCAGGAGTGCTGATCGCTGCAGGACAGGCTCTTTCAGACTGGGTGGTATATCATGGGTTACAACAGGAGTTCATTCAGAAAAGGATGGTATTCAGGCCACTCCTATTAAGTCTCCAGCAGATCCCCCTGTCTTTGGGGGAACCTTTCAGGGAACGAGTTTTCTCCTGATGCAGCAGGTAGCAAAAATCGCAAGAAATGGACTTTTAGATCTTCCGTTTCCTGATCTAGTTCGGGATAGAGTCAATGATTTTGTGTCATCTCTTCCACAGGGAGTAGGACCCGATTCTATTGTGGTGCGTAGTGAGGGGGATTGTATGAGTATATATTCATTCCTCGGTGATGAATGGAACAGGATACTCTGCCATTACCTGAAAGAGGCATGTAGGAATGAAAATTTCAGAGTTCTTACAGCAGGTTCTGACGGTATATCTATCCGGCTCTCATCCCCGGATATCACCTCTGGCTGGATTATGGAAAGACTAGGCATGGAAAACGTGGATCTAAATATCCCACCTGAGTGGATCTGGCATTTCCTGGAAACTGACAAACCCTTCACTTGTTTCCTTCCAGGGGAATGTCTGAAAGAGATGCTCGTTTATGACGAGCTCAAACTTGATGACCTTCTCCTGGAGATGGGATCACGCAGGATAATCCTGGCTCCCAGCATTATGATTTGA
- the trxA gene encoding thioredoxin, which yields MEELRKRFDPPASAGDGPHSGILVLNEQNFNDTVNQYPRLIVDFWAPWCGPCRMLAPVIEDLSGEFAGKVQFAKCNTDENQHIAYQFGISAIPTLFFFMNGQVINQIAGVLPRPQLEQQIKVAFNIV from the coding sequence ATGGAGGAGCTCAGAAAACGGTTCGATCCTCCTGCATCCGCGGGAGATGGCCCACATAGTGGTATCCTTGTTCTGAACGAACAGAATTTTAACGATACTGTGAACCAATATCCCCGGCTAATTGTGGACTTCTGGGCACCCTGGTGCGGCCCGTGCCGGATGCTCGCGCCAGTGATCGAAGACCTGTCAGGTGAGTTTGCTGGGAAAGTACAGTTTGCAAAATGCAACACTGATGAGAACCAGCATATTGCCTACCAGTTTGGGATCAGTGCAATACCGACGCTCTTCTTCTTCATGAACGGTCAGGTAATAAACCAGATTGCAGGGGTTCTTCCACGACCACAGCTTGAACAGCAGATCAAAGTCGCGTTCAATATAGTGTAA
- a CDS encoding MBL fold metallo-hydrolase: MIIRQFFIPGISHSSYLIGGTGSCLIIDPSRDPDQYLNAARQEGMKITGILETHLHADFISGHLDIADKTGAPIYMPERAHALFPHIPVHHGSVITIEDMRIEVRETPGHTPEHISYVLIHQSRSDSPVAVFCGDTLFVGDVGRPDLFPGRSQELASELFTSLHKELMTLPDYCEVYPAHAAGSFCGRSLGTKRTSTIGYEKIANPALAIPDRESFVLSLTNDMPPAPDHFHRCTEINQRGPVLLAELPDLKGLSATEVRLMIESGAVEVVDIRRYDAFGGFHIPASLNIDSEVNFSTNAGWIVRPDINLILVGYNPEQVADAVVMMHRTGIDSISGYLSGGIQDWVQSGLKTDNVRIISVHELASLMDNEPELLILDVREPVEYAGYHIPGSINIPWPDLRTRHSEINDSGLVVVICGSGVRAGMACSILKRAGHHNIVNVAGGYTGWIAAGFNQRLT; the protein is encoded by the coding sequence ATGATCATCAGACAATTCTTCATCCCGGGTATTTCCCATAGTTCATACCTAATTGGTGGAACCGGTTCATGCCTGATCATCGATCCCTCCCGTGATCCAGATCAGTACCTGAATGCAGCCCGGCAGGAAGGGATGAAGATTACAGGGATTTTGGAGACACATCTTCATGCTGATTTCATATCAGGACACCTGGATATTGCTGATAAGACTGGTGCTCCCATCTATATGCCTGAGCGGGCTCATGCCCTCTTCCCTCATATTCCAGTACACCATGGATCAGTCATCACAATAGAGGATATGAGGATTGAGGTGAGAGAAACACCGGGACATACACCTGAACATATATCCTACGTACTCATTCACCAGAGTCGATCTGATAGCCCTGTTGCTGTATTTTGTGGAGATACCCTCTTTGTCGGTGATGTAGGCAGACCAGATCTCTTCCCCGGAAGGTCCCAGGAACTTGCGTCAGAGTTATTCACAAGCCTGCATAAGGAACTTATGACACTGCCTGACTATTGCGAGGTTTATCCTGCTCATGCTGCAGGATCATTTTGTGGACGGTCTCTCGGAACGAAAAGAACAAGCACCATCGGGTATGAGAAGATTGCAAACCCGGCTCTTGCTATTCCAGACCGGGAATCCTTTGTTTTAAGCCTTACCAATGATATGCCACCTGCTCCTGATCATTTTCACAGATGCACGGAAATTAACCAGAGAGGTCCGGTTCTACTTGCAGAATTACCTGATCTTAAGGGACTTAGTGCCACTGAAGTCAGGTTGATGATTGAGTCAGGAGCCGTTGAGGTGGTTGATATTCGCAGGTATGATGCATTTGGGGGATTTCATATCCCTGCGAGCCTGAACATTGATTCTGAAGTCAATTTTTCCACGAACGCGGGATGGATTGTCAGACCCGACATAAACCTGATTCTTGTCGGCTATAACCCGGAGCAGGTCGCCGATGCAGTAGTGATGATGCATCGGACAGGGATTGATTCCATATCAGGGTATCTCTCAGGGGGAATTCAGGACTGGGTACAATCAGGATTGAAAACAGATAATGTGAGGATAATATCAGTCCATGAACTTGCGTCCCTTATGGATAATGAACCTGAACTTCTGATCCTTGATGTTAGAGAACCAGTCGAGTATGCTGGATATCATATCCCAGGGTCTATCAACATTCCGTGGCCTGATCTCCGTACGAGACATAGTGAAATCAATGACTCTGGCCTTGTTGTTGTAATCTGTGGATCAGGAGTCAGGGCAGGGATGGCCTGCAGTATACTAAAACGGGCTGGACACCACAATATCGTGAACGTAGCCGGCGGGTACACGGGCTGGATCGCGGCAGGGTTTAACCAACGTTTGACATAG
- a CDS encoding TMEM175 family protein, whose protein sequence is MKRSEYYEEKGLERIINISDAIFAFSLTLLAADLIVPDLTGMNSLQFSEDLMGEIPKFLYFLLTFLITWAYWTKHHRIFRFIKRYDDILIRLNMFFLLFIVLMPFITKVINEHSSIQIAVIIAAIGYAAPGYLASIMWHYASTNYRLIDSNVPYDYIRNTIIENYINPVIFTFSIFLSYIKPVYTLYCWALLFPIGYIAQYRIEKE, encoded by the coding sequence ATGAAACGATCAGAATACTACGAGGAGAAAGGTCTTGAACGAATTATTAATATCAGCGATGCTATCTTTGCGTTTTCTTTGACACTTCTTGCGGCTGATCTGATTGTGCCTGATCTCACCGGGATGAATTCACTCCAGTTTTCAGAGGATTTGATGGGAGAGATTCCCAAGTTTCTTTATTTCCTTCTGACATTTCTGATAACGTGGGCCTACTGGACAAAACATCACCGGATATTCCGGTTTATCAAAAGATACGATGATATCCTTATCAGGCTGAATATGTTCTTTCTCCTCTTCATCGTGTTGATGCCCTTCATCACCAAGGTTATCAATGAACACAGCAGTATTCAGATCGCGGTGATCATAGCTGCAATCGGATACGCAGCCCCAGGTTATCTGGCCAGCATCATGTGGCACTATGCATCAACCAATTACCGGCTCATTGATTCAAATGTTCCCTATGATTATATCAGAAATACAATCATTGAGAATTACATCAATCCAGTCATATTTACATTCTCAATATTCCTTTCATATATTAAACCGGTGTATACCCTGTATTGCTGGGCTTTGCTATTTCCAATCGGATACATAGCTCAATACAGAATCGAAAAGGAATAA
- the infB gene encoding translation initiation factor IF-2, producing the protein MAKKSDKKSQSSSDNPKIRTPIVCVLGHVDHGKTSLLDRIRGSSVVSGEAGAITQHIGATVVPIETILAMGGVNKNLKFNIPGLLFIDTPGHHSFTTLRARGGALADLAIVVVDITDGFKPQTIEALQILRGCKTPFVMAATKVDRISGWRSFPSETFLSSFAKQNQRVIDLVEKKTYEIVGSLAEHGFSSERFDRVDDFARTLAIVPVSAHTGEGIADLLMVLIGLAQRYMEESLTLAVDGPGSGTVLEVKEEKGLGATIDVILFDGTISVGDEIAVASSTGVITTKVRSLLQPRPLKEILIEDRFSRAKSVAAAAGVKVSAPGLDQVIAGSPVKVIDGNENEVRESIEREMTEINVTLSPEGLIIKADTIGALEALCKELTTAEIPVMRAEVGPVTRHDVIEAETIKTPYYRSIIAFNTQVLPDAQDLLNEPIYAEMVELFKGNVIYHVLESFLEWRDDMKRHLDQKRFEQIIFPAKMVVLPDCVFRQNNPAVVGVRILSGKLRNGVNLIRKDGKKVGQLKTIQLRKENIQEAKAGDEVAISIDGATVGRQFDVNDELLINIPERHVKVLEAEMMSHLTIDAREVLDEFTRLYRKENPFWGK; encoded by the coding sequence ATGGCAAAGAAGTCTGATAAAAAGAGTCAGAGTAGTAGTGATAATCCAAAGATCCGTACCCCAATTGTCTGTGTGTTAGGTCACGTAGACCATGGGAAGACCTCACTCCTTGACAGGATCCGGGGTTCATCAGTAGTATCAGGCGAAGCTGGCGCAATCACCCAGCATATCGGGGCAACCGTTGTTCCGATCGAGACAATTCTAGCAATGGGAGGAGTAAATAAGAACCTGAAGTTCAACATCCCGGGTCTTCTCTTCATCGATACGCCAGGACATCACTCATTTACCACACTTCGGGCACGGGGAGGAGCTCTTGCAGACTTGGCAATTGTCGTGGTTGACATAACTGATGGATTCAAGCCGCAGACTATTGAAGCTCTGCAGATCCTTAGAGGATGCAAAACTCCGTTTGTGATGGCTGCCACAAAGGTTGACCGGATATCAGGATGGCGGTCATTTCCAAGCGAGACATTTCTCTCTAGTTTCGCCAAACAAAACCAGAGAGTTATCGATCTTGTAGAGAAGAAGACCTATGAGATTGTGGGCTCCCTGGCAGAACACGGATTTTCGTCAGAACGGTTTGACCGGGTAGACGATTTTGCACGGACTCTTGCGATAGTCCCGGTTAGCGCGCATACAGGCGAAGGGATTGCAGATCTGCTGATGGTGCTTATCGGGCTTGCACAGCGATACATGGAGGAGTCACTCACTCTGGCCGTGGATGGACCTGGATCAGGAACTGTGCTTGAAGTAAAAGAGGAGAAAGGACTCGGGGCAACGATAGACGTGATCCTCTTTGACGGAACCATATCTGTGGGTGATGAGATAGCAGTTGCATCAAGTACCGGGGTGATCACAACCAAAGTCAGGTCACTCCTTCAGCCACGACCGCTTAAAGAGATCCTTATCGAAGACCGTTTTTCCCGTGCCAAGTCCGTTGCTGCAGCAGCCGGTGTTAAAGTGAGCGCACCAGGTCTTGATCAGGTCATCGCCGGATCTCCAGTCAAGGTCATTGATGGCAATGAGAACGAGGTAAGAGAGAGCATCGAGAGAGAGATGACAGAGATCAACGTAACACTCTCTCCTGAAGGCCTTATTATCAAGGCAGACACCATCGGTGCACTCGAAGCACTCTGTAAAGAGCTTACTACAGCGGAGATCCCGGTGATGAGGGCAGAGGTCGGACCGGTCACACGACATGACGTAATCGAGGCCGAAACGATAAAAACACCTTATTATCGTTCAATCATCGCATTCAATACTCAAGTCCTTCCCGATGCCCAGGACCTTCTGAACGAACCGATCTATGCGGAGATGGTCGAATTGTTCAAAGGCAATGTCATCTACCATGTGCTTGAGTCATTCCTAGAGTGGCGTGACGATATGAAACGTCACCTGGATCAGAAACGTTTTGAGCAGATCATCTTTCCGGCAAAGATGGTTGTACTTCCTGACTGCGTGTTCAGACAAAACAATCCGGCAGTTGTTGGAGTCAGAATCCTTTCAGGCAAACTCAGAAACGGCGTTAATCTTATCCGAAAGGATGGAAAAAAGGTTGGTCAGCTTAAAACTATCCAGCTCCGTAAAGAAAATATCCAGGAGGCAAAGGCAGGAGATGAGGTTGCAATCTCGATAGACGGAGCAACTGTGGGTAGACAGTTTGATGTCAACGATGAGTTACTCATCAATATTCCTGAACGGCATGTAAAAGTGCTTGAAGCCGAAATGATGTCGCACCTTACGATCGATGCCAGAGAAGTTCTTGATGAGTTCACCAGGCTTTACCGGAAAGAGAATCCATTCTGGGGAAAGTAG
- a CDS encoding 30S ribosomal protein S6e — MVDFKVVLSDPATGKAYNIDATGGAAGSFMGKRIGEEIDGTALGFEGYKIRVTGASDRNGTPARKSLPIAGRRRVLVSGGVGFHPKLEGERRRKMVRGSEITADFVQINAVVAKEGSKPLASYFAPAEAPAEGGN, encoded by the coding sequence ATGGTTGACTTTAAAGTAGTACTCTCTGACCCGGCAACAGGTAAAGCATACAACATCGATGCAACCGGTGGTGCGGCCGGGTCCTTCATGGGAAAGCGTATCGGTGAAGAGATCGATGGAACAGCACTTGGATTTGAAGGATACAAGATCCGTGTCACCGGTGCATCAGACCGTAACGGCACACCTGCCAGAAAGAGCCTTCCAATCGCAGGAAGACGCCGTGTCCTGGTAAGTGGCGGTGTTGGATTCCACCCAAAACTCGAGGGTGAGCGTCGCAGGAAGATGGTCCGTGGATCAGAGATCACCGCAGACTTTGTCCAGATAAACGCGGTTGTGGCAAAAGAAGGTTCCAAGCCACTTGCATCTTACTTCGCCCCGGCAGAGGCACCTGCCGAGGGTGGGAACTAA
- a CDS encoding DUF2240 family protein, producing the protein MTLKTTLAAPFYHSRAEKLGRSELIYYYSFDRRWMDRDQVDLLLRRGLDQGLIRTDGEFFYLLFDPAEVQIPIGYKPSSAIFEVADPVSQLMDRIVSSSGMSQEEVASRMNELIRDRFDGKLRPGAALVILAKEFETPYADLVPVLRSDLMKKE; encoded by the coding sequence ATGACGCTTAAAACAACACTTGCCGCGCCATTCTATCACAGCCGTGCAGAAAAACTTGGCAGAAGTGAATTGATCTACTATTACTCCTTCGATCGAAGATGGATGGACCGGGATCAGGTTGATCTGCTACTCAGACGAGGGCTCGATCAGGGCCTTATCAGAACAGACGGTGAATTTTTCTATCTTCTCTTCGATCCTGCAGAAGTACAGATCCCAATTGGATACAAACCGTCATCTGCGATTTTTGAAGTTGCGGATCCTGTCTCCCAGCTAATGGATCGGATTGTTTCAAGCAGTGGGATGAGTCAGGAGGAGGTTGCGAGCCGTATGAATGAGCTGATCAGGGATCGGTTTGACGGAAAGCTAAGACCCGGAGCTGCACTGGTAATTCTTGCCAAAGAGTTTGAGACACCTTATGCTGATCTTGTCCCAGTGTTAAGATCAGATCTGATGAAAAAAGAATAA
- a CDS encoding 30S ribosomal protein S8e, with amino-acid sequence MQWQGRSVRKSTGGRYHPACGKRRREIGSAPTETHVGAEKRKVSRTFGGNQKIRALRAEFAAVSNPKTGETKKVKIDNVEKNTANPNYVRRNLLTKGAIISTSAGKARIVSRPGQHGVINAVLIE; translated from the coding sequence ATGCAATGGCAAGGAAGATCGGTTCGTAAATCTACTGGTGGAAGATATCATCCGGCGTGCGGAAAGAGACGCAGGGAGATTGGGTCAGCACCGACAGAAACTCACGTCGGTGCAGAGAAGCGCAAGGTAAGCCGGACTTTTGGAGGAAACCAGAAGATCCGTGCACTTCGTGCAGAGTTTGCTGCAGTCAGCAACCCGAAGACTGGAGAGACCAAGAAGGTCAAGATCGATAATGTTGAAAAGAACACTGCCAACCCGAACTATGTACGACGAAACCTTCTGACTAAGGGTGCAATCATCAGTACCAGTGCAGGAAAGGCACGTATTGTCAGCCGTCCGGGACAGCACGGCGTAATCAACGCTGTTCTGATCGAATAA
- the hypB gene encoding hydrogenase nickel incorporation protein HypB, with translation MHHIDVSIEKDIFSSNRRIADENAAHLKKHKVRAFDLLGGIGSGKTALIEQLVPRLANKNLKAAAIAGDVYGDDDFRRITSLGIPAENVNTGKECHLDAHMVEHALHHLPLDAVDILFVENVGNMVCPTDFELGAEKRIVVVSSTEGDDVVNKHPMMFRGCTIGVLNKVDLAEAVGADLERMERDMHRYNPSMKVFRTNMKTGDGVDALLDEILS, from the coding sequence ATGCATCATATCGACGTCTCGATTGAGAAGGATATCTTCTCATCCAACCGGCGGATTGCAGATGAGAATGCCGCTCATCTGAAAAAGCACAAGGTCAGGGCGTTTGATCTACTTGGCGGGATTGGATCAGGAAAGACTGCTCTTATTGAGCAACTGGTCCCCCGTCTTGCAAATAAAAACCTGAAAGCGGCTGCAATAGCCGGAGATGTATACGGAGATGATGATTTCCGCAGGATCACTTCTCTTGGGATCCCTGCTGAAAATGTAAATACCGGGAAAGAATGCCATCTTGATGCTCATATGGTGGAACATGCCCTGCACCACCTGCCTCTTGATGCGGTTGATATCCTCTTTGTGGAGAATGTCGGAAACATGGTCTGTCCCACAGACTTTGAACTTGGTGCTGAAAAACGGATAGTCGTGGTTTCATCAACCGAAGGCGATGATGTGGTTAACAAGCATCCGATGATGTTTCGTGGTTGCACAATAGGGGTTTTGAACAAGGTAGATCTGGCTGAAGCAGTTGGTGCTGATCTTGAACGTATGGAACGCGATATGCACCGGTATAATCCGTCAATGAAGGTTTTCAGAACTAATATGAAGACTGGTGATGGAGTAGATGCCCTCCTTGATGAAATCCTCTCATAA
- a CDS encoding signal recognition particle subunit SRP19/SEC65 family protein, producing MEKGLILYPCYFDAKLMRKEGRRVPKEQAVFAPATPDIERALASCGVKYRREKKSHPSWWWKHEGRVIAECEGPKTELLSKVASELKKISPKTPPRK from the coding sequence ATGGAGAAGGGACTAATACTTTATCCCTGCTATTTTGACGCTAAACTCATGCGCAAAGAGGGGCGCAGGGTTCCCAAGGAGCAGGCAGTTTTTGCACCTGCAACCCCGGATATTGAAAGAGCACTAGCGTCATGCGGAGTGAAGTACCGCAGAGAGAAGAAATCTCATCCATCCTGGTGGTGGAAACATGAAGGAAGGGTCATAGCTGAGTGTGAAGGCCCAAAAACAGAACTGCTCTCTAAAGTAGCATCAGAACTCAAAAAAATATCACCAAAAACTCCACCCAGAAAATAG
- a CDS encoding histidinol phosphate phosphatase domain-containing protein, whose translation MYDLHTHTILSDGELLPCELIRRMSVLGYDTVGITDHADMSNISHIIAAIERVRSSAEEYGIRLLTGVEITHVPPIEIHRLAKLAKDEGADIVVVHGETVVEPVAPGTNMQACTCEYVDVLAHPGLITREEAQEASEREIFLEITARGGHNRTNGHVALVASETGCNLVVDSDAHAPGDLMNDHTRELVIRGAGVPSGRAEEILTLKTNRFYR comes from the coding sequence ATGTACGATCTACATACCCATACCATCCTCTCAGATGGTGAACTCCTTCCCTGCGAACTCATCAGGAGAATGTCAGTTCTAGGCTACGACACTGTTGGTATAACCGATCATGCGGACATGAGCAATATCAGCCATATTATTGCTGCCATCGAAAGGGTCAGAAGCTCTGCCGAGGAGTATGGGATCAGGCTTCTGACCGGCGTGGAAATAACCCATGTTCCCCCGATTGAGATTCACCGCCTTGCAAAGCTGGCAAAAGATGAAGGTGCTGATATCGTTGTTGTTCATGGTGAAACCGTGGTTGAACCAGTAGCACCCGGAACAAATATGCAGGCCTGTACCTGTGAGTATGTTGATGTCCTTGCTCATCCCGGGCTCATTACGAGAGAAGAGGCTCAGGAGGCTTCTGAGAGAGAGATCTTCCTTGAGATAACAGCACGGGGAGGACACAACCGGACCAATGGACATGTAGCCTTAGTCGCCAGTGAGACTGGATGCAATCTGGTTGTGGATTCTGACGCTCATGCACCCGGCGATCTTATGAATGATCATACCAGGGAACTTGTGATCAGGGGAGCAGGTGTCCCATCAGGGCGTGCTGAAGAGATACTGACCTTAAAAACAAACCGGTTTTACCGCTGA